One Euphorbia lathyris chromosome 1, ddEupLath1.1, whole genome shotgun sequence DNA segment encodes these proteins:
- the LOC136210444 gene encoding cytokinin hydroxylase — translation MEVISILISILVSILAKVVYDTISCYFITPRRIMKIMEKQGVRGPKPRPLTGNLLDVTSLLSLSTSKHMDHIHHDIVHRLLPHYVLWSKQFGKRFIYWHGIEPRMCLTETELIKELLTKYSTKAGKSWLQQQGSKHFIGRGLLMANGDNWYHQRHIVAPAFMGDKLKSFAGHMVECTKTMLESLEKAVESGQSEFEISEYMTRLTADIISRTEFDSSYEKGHQIFHLLTLLQSLCAQSTRHLCLPGSRFFPSKYNREIKSLKMEVERLLMEIIQSRKDCVEIGRSSSYGNDLLGMLLNEMHNNNSKQTLNLQLIMDECKTFFFAGHETTALLLTWTIMLLATNPTWQHKLRDELNQVCCSLTPSLHHLPKLTLLTMVINESLRLYPPATLLPRMAFEDIKLGDLLIPKGLSIWIPVIAIHHSEELWGKDANEFNPERFASKTTFAQGRHFMPFAAGPRNCVGQTFAMMEAKIILAMLISRFSFNISDNYRHAPIVVLTIKPKYGVQVYLTPLNP, via the exons ATGGAGGTAATAAGCATATTGATATCAATACTGGTGAGCATATTGGCGAAGGTTGTGTATGATACAATCTCATGTTATTTCATAACACCAAGACGCATCATGAAGATAATGGAGAAGCAAGGTGTGCGTGGCCCTAAACCTCGCCCTCTTACTGGCAACCTCTTGGACGTGACTTCTTTACTCTCCCTCTCCACTTCCAAACACATGGACCATATTCATCATGATATTGTACATCGCCTTTTGCCCCATTATGTTCTCTGGTCTAAACAATTCG GTAAGAGATTTATATACTGGCATGGTATTGAGCCTCGCATGTGTCTGACCGAGACTGAATTGATTAAAGAGCTACTTACCAAGTACAGCACTAAAGCTGGTAAATCATGGCTTCAACAGCAAGGATCCAAACATTTTATTGGTCGTGGTTTGTTAATGGCTAACGGTGATAACTGGTATCATCAGCGCCATATTGTTGCCCCTGCATTCATGGGTGACAAGCTCAAG agCTTTGCTGGGCACATGGTGGAATGTACAAAGACGATGCTTGAATCCCTTGAAAAAGCTGTAGAATCAGGGCAGAGTGAGTTTGAGATTAGTGAATACATGACACGACTCACTGCTGATATAATCTCAAGGACCGAATTCGACAGCAGCTATGAGAAAGGCCATCAAATATTCCATCTTTTAACTCTTCTCCAATCTCTCTGTGCTCAATCTACCAGGCACTTGTGCTTACCTGGAAGCCG ATTTTTTCCAAGTAAATACAATAGAGAAATAAAATCACTAAAGATGGAAGTGGAGAGACTACTAATGGAGATAATACAAAGCAGAAAAGATTGTGTAGAGATTGGTAGAAGCAGTAGCTATGGAAATGATTTGCTTGGAATGCTTCTCAATGAAATGCACAATAATAATAGTAAACAAACTTTGAATTTACAGTTGATAATGGATGAATGCAAGACTTTCTTCTTTGCTGGACATGAAACTACTGCTCTCTTGCTTACCTGGACTATCATGCTTCTTGCTACCAATCCTACGTGGCAACATAAACTCAGAGATGAACTCAATCAAGTCTGCTGCTCTCTAACTCCTTCCCTTCATCATCTACCCAAACTCACACTG TTAACCATGGTAATAAATGAATCCCTAAGGTTATATCCACCAGCAACACTTCTGCCGAGAATGGCATTTGAAGACATAAAACTCGGAGATCTTTTGATACCAAAGGGACTATCAATATGGATACCAGTAATTGCCATTCATCATAGTGAAGAATTATGGGGGAAAGATGCAAATGAGTTCAATCCAGAAAGATTCGCTTCAAAAACCACGTTTGCACAAGGCAGACACTTTATGCCATTTGCAGCTGGTCCGAGAAATTGTGTTGGCCAAACTTTTGCTATGATGGAAGCTAAAATCATACTTGCTATGTTGATTTCAAGATTTAGCTTCAACATTTCTGATAATTATCGTCATGCTCCTATTGTTGTCTTAACTATTAAACCTAAATATGGTGTTCAAGTTTATCTTACGCCTTTAAATCCATGA